The nucleotide window acatgaatCTAGGGTGGAAATTGCCTCAATTCATCAATGCATTTGTTGTGGTTTTCCcactgtgaaaatatttttctgtctAATCACTCTCCATCCAGGATGTGATCTCTTCCCTGCAGGACCGCCTCTCACTGCGTTACATTGAGCACTTTGCCTTGGTGCTGGAAGCAGGCGGTCTTGACCAGAGTCAAAAGTTGCTTCTGCTGCAGGAGAACCAACCCCTGACGCACGTAAATACGGCATTTGTTAAAttgtaataataaaacaataataaatctgACTGAGGAACAGGGCCTAAACTGAAATATCTAAAGTACTGCAACGCAAAGTACATATGATAGCCCTGGATGACATTTCCCGGAAAACATACAGATTGGCCTGAATTATGCTGTCATCTGATGTGACTTCACATGTGATTCTTcgtttattttgtatattttaccCAATATTTTTAGTTGAAATACAAATCTCACCACTTGTAGGATGTTCCAACTTTAGAGACGCCACTATCTGATTACACAAAACTAATGATGCATTTTGAATGTTGCTGTCCCTATTCAACTATGAAACCCAAGAGATCTATTTCTTTCTGCAGGTGGTACATAGAACCTATTTCCAAGGAATGAAGTGTCTATTTCGCATTTGCTTCTTCCCCAAGGATCCTGCAGACCTGCTCAGACGGGATCCTGCAGCATTTGAATACCTCTATATTCAGGTGAGATAATGGGTGGAAGCCGTTTGGCAGAAGGCAAGAAGCCAAGTTATATTCCACAGGAAGAGGCAGTTTTATAAGGTTCATTGGCAATTCGGTTCATTTTTCCATTCATCTAGAGAAAATGGCACAGGACTACAGATTTTGAAAAACAAGACTATTGTAATATGGATTTTCTATCTCAGACTTGACTCAAATGAATTCAACACCCCTGCATTATATGGTCTGTCTTTTTGTCTGGTTTTAGAATTTCCACATTAAAATTTACCCTGAAGTGTCAGACTACACACACCTTATTCAATCACAATCGCATTTACCTGTACAGTAGATCTAACATGATTATCAATTTTTGAAGTCTAAGCAATTAGCCGGAGCACTTTAACTAATGGCAAAGGGCAGATAAGTGTCTCGGTATGTAATGGCGCTCTTTGTAATTAGTAAAGTTCAAAGAATAACATTTCATGTCCTCACAGAATCGCAATGATGTTATCAAGGAGCGCTTTGGCATTGACTGGAAATCTGACATAACGTTAAGATTGGCCGCTCTGCATATCTACATCACTGTATCCTCAGCAAGGCCCAATCAGAAAATCTCTCTCAAACACGTCGAGTAagttcacacatacacacacacaaatacaaaacTGATCAAATGACTAAAACATTGTAGTACTTGTGTTTTTGTTCCATCCTCTTCACTATTGGGAGGGAAAAGTGATGAAAATCGAAACAAAATTTGGAATGTTGCTTAAAATTTTGAGGAATAGCTAGAATGTGTCTCTAAATCTCACTGAACATTAGTGGTAGAACCAACATGATTCATGAACAAAGCATACCGAACAATAGCTCAGCAAACCATTAACACTAAAGGTATTTAGCTTTACAGTTTATGTTgttatttattccaaaattatttgttttacttCAGGGGATAAATGTGCCAATCAAAAGTACTAACCACCTTCACTTTAAAAGTGCTACTACCGCATAATATACAGATTTAGTAAAAATCTAGTGGACACAAGACTGATCGGGCAACAGCTTAACATGAGGACAAACTTCTATTCCAAATGTGAAAAGTTTAATGGGCCAAGCCGTGTTCTTGAACAAATTGCATTCATTTCCCTGTGCAAGCCATCACTTTCACCATTAGTTCCTTAATTTATTCTTTAAAACCTCAACCTAGCAAATAATTAGCCTTGTGCAATCATCCGCTGTGCTTGTAATAAATGACAGTGACAATGGAGGACATAAGGTAGCCTGTGTGACTCTGTGACATCTGGCTTTCCTCAGACTCTGTGTGGCCATTGaattctttttatatttatcttgCGTTCTCTTAACACTTTTTCTCTGACACAGAAAAGAATGGGGACTCGAGCCTTTTCTTCCGCTTACTCTGCTCCCAACAGTCAAGGAGAAGAATGTTTGCAAGATTCTGTCACAATTGTTGAAGACCTATCAACATCCGCCACCATCAGGAAACAAGGTGCTACAACCTATAGACTCTAAGCCTTGCTCTTTCACCCCAAGTGTTCAAACTTCCAAACCTCAAATGACATCATTGTTTTTAGCAGTTATATGACTTCGTTGCACCTCTTCACACATCATtgcaaatgcaaaaacaaaaacctacTGTAGCTTATGTTGGGCTTCCTATGACTCTAATACAAGTCAGGGCTTAAGCTTTGATGGAGCTTGTGTTGTTAATGTGGCATTATCTATCAAAACCTGTGGCGCAACAGCGCCACCATAAGGACATGTAGTATGTTGCAATCAAGATTTACCATGTTTTTATCTCGCTTGGCAGGTCCCACCTCTCCAAGGAAAGCTACAATACTTGCGAGTCCTCAATGACCTACCACCTTTTGGAGGAATACTGTTCAACACGGTTGGACTGGTAGTGCATTTTGATTCTTTACATATAATAACATAAATACCAGGGGGATGTTTATGTAATCTTTGAAACATTTtggaattttaaagaaaatacctGCTAAATGCTTGGTTTATCTGTAGGATGAAAAACAATCAGCCACAACACTACTGGTGGGCCCTCGACATGGAATCAGTCATGTGATTGATCTGAAGAACAACCTGACAACAGTTCTGACTGAGTTCACTAGGATATCAAAGATCCAGCTCTATCGAGAAAGCCAAGGGGTAGCACGTGTGGAGGTGTCAATCCATGAGGGCAAGGTATTATACACACCTTTACCCCAGTAATCTTTTAAGAAGGTATTAAATACCATGACACTGCCCTTAAAgatgtttgactttttttttctggcaaccCCGTGCAGCCCTTGGTGCTACTCATGGAATGGCCAGATGCCAGTAACTTTGCATGTCTCATCTCTGGCTACTTCAAACTGTTTGTAGACCCAAAAAGAAACATCTACTTCAGAATCTCCGGTCAGTCTCATCTGACTAAGACAGGTATCTTGAAAGCCTTCCTCACCTAAAGCAAATAAATGCACATTTAAATGTTGCAACAAAACAATTCATTATCTAAAACCTTCACAATGCTTCACATCCAACTTAGTACTATGTTAGAAAAAAGTATAATGGTTGATGTAAATCAGATGTGTTGGCTTCAGGTTTCAACAAGCAAAAGCTAAATAAACATCCCATGGCAACATCTTGTCTGTCTTCATTTTTGCTCATCAGAATGAGAAGCTCattcttttttacaaaaagtccAAGCATGACATTACAAAATTCAAATGTGCAACCTTTTGCTGTGATCACAAACATTTGTTGGAGCATGAACAAATCCACTGCCATATGCTGTCTACCAGTAGTTTGCATACAAAATGGACCATCATACCATCGCATTCCACCCAAACCCTAACTGTCAAAACTCAGAAAAAAGCAAACTTTTAACATCCATTGCTGAAATAACAAATATTCCCCATGAGACCATTAGCTGACCGCCTTTGCTTTCCCATCTGGAACGTCTTGAATCAAAGTCATTTTTGAACGCCTCAAACTCTTCACTGCTCTGACGATTCTATCCCCAGATTACAGAAGCTCCCACCATTCACACCCACGTTCTGGGGCAACCGGCTTACCATGCGGAGGGCGGAGAGGGGACGAGAGAGAAAACTTGCACAGGGAGTCAGGGTCTTCAAGGGCCTTAGCATCTGCAGAGTCTCAGCATCTAGGTCTGTGCCATTTCCACCTTCAAGAACAACAGTTTCAGGAGCTTCAAGCACACTCAGAAGCTGAACTTGACATCAATGAGAACTTTATTTCCCAGGAGGCCCCAGAGCGGCCTCGCACCAAGTCAGATCCCACGCAGCAAAGTACAGAAGATGTAGTAATGGTAACAGTGAGTCCACCAGTCGAGAACCCCGGATTTAGAATCCGTTCCCAAACATTGGCTCAAACTGAGAAAACACAACAGTATTACTGTGAGTCCTGCAAAGACAGGCACAGGACCGACGATTTGTCCCCAACAGTGAACAGCGGTCgaaaaatgggcaaaatttgCTCGAGTGGTTGCGCTTCCAGAAACGGGGGTGGCGTTGATCTCACAGCTCTGCCGCCCCCTGGGAATgaagaagacgaggaggaggaggaagagccaCCCAATGGAGGAGAAAAGCTGCAACCACCACAACCTGCGATTGCAGCCCCACCCCCTGGCTTCAGAGATAACAGCTCAGATGAAGATGACTCAAAGAGAAGGAGAAAAACTACCAGCGCCAAGACAGAGGCCACCACTGTGAAACACCATGTTAAGGAGGATGTACCTGTGacgcttattgataatgtggcCACGAGAACAGTCCGGGATCATGCACAGGAACTTGACGATGCTTTGGTATCCACCTTACAGGCTTTAGAGGCTTTGGCAGCTTCTGAGGACTACCCACATCATCACCAGCAGCCAACACAGACTGCAGGTCGACAACCTCAGTCATACTATATAGTCCACACCTCAGTAATACATGATTGTCATACTACTAAATATTTTCAGTGTAGAATTCGTTTTGGACACAGTGAAATGGCAAACAAGTTTCCTATAACATCATTAATCACAAATCAACTGTAATTCAACATGATAGTTAAACAAATACGTACATTTGAATAACAGATCGTCATAATGAGAGCAGAATTGAGATGAGACAAaagtgttaaataaataaatataagatGCCACTGATGACAAAACAGCACCATGTAAAAGTCAACCAACTGATTACTGCATTCCACTAAGAATGATACTGGCTTCTCTTGATAGATCTATCAAGCAAATGGCAGGgcaagaaaataaattataattctCTTGCTGAGCCAAGAAAGCCCTATAATGCAGTGATCACTCAGAAGAACAAAAGCAAATACTAAAGAGAGTTCATGAACAACTTGTCTGCATTTATAATATGAAGCATTGTTAATAGGAACTCTATCTcaatgcatgttctcccttggtTTCGGACCATCCCCTTAATGGTATTTTGTGTCTTATTCCTCAGGCCTTATTGTCCTGGCAGCCATTACACCAGAATCGTCGTTGGATTCGGGCCATGAAACTAATTCCTCTGAACTGACCGATGTTTCTGAGATGGTCTCAGCAATGAAGCAAAATCAAAACCAAGCCTACCTGCTAGCACACCATATCAACAAGGAAAGCCGTATTTGCCGCCGTGACTTTCCCTTGGCTATCCCTGGCTGCACAGCAAAGACGATAGGTACAGGGGCCTTTTCTCTGGGTCAGATCCGCGCCGGATGTCCACCGAAGCAAGTAATTCTAAGTAAGACTATTCCATTTAAAGTCAGTCCAAGTCAAGATTCTGGAACCGTCGGTGTGGTGACAGAGCAGAGAGGCAATCAAGATACTATTCCGAGTGAACAGACAAAAGAGGTTAAAGCAAACCTTGCTTCTACCAAAGCAAGCATAACTGATCCCCAAGCTGAAACACCTGAAGAAGTTAAAGCGCTTGATATTCCACCATCAGTTTCAGTTTCCAAAGAGCCACAGTTATCCAATGCTTCAGGGGAGACACAGAGGCTAAATCTTGTCAATGgtgtaaaagaaaaatcaacaccGCCTATGAATACAGACAAAGCCTTATCTGTTCTCTTACCCAAAGACAGAACTGTCTCAGCCAAGATTCCACAAAATCATATGTGCCAAGATGCCGAGACTGCCTCTAGAGAGACCGTGAAGCCTTCAAGCTCAACAGAATTTCTACCAGTGGATGATCTGTTCTGCACGTGCCCAATGCAACAGGAACTTGGGATCCAGTTAAGAATTCAAGATCCACAGGTTCAAAAGGTAGTGATGTTTCAAACATCATCTCCCACAGATGATGAGCGTCTTCGAGCTAAAGGCCTCTTTATGGCTAGCAGCAAAGAAAATACTGGAAGAAtaggaaaagaatgtagtttggCAAAACCTAGTACAACAGTAGAAACCAAGTACGCCCCTCATTTGCCCCTGGAAAGAAAAGAAGGCGTGGAGAACAAGCTCGATGGGGCCCTGGGCAAATCCTATTCCGAATCACAGATATGTTCCATAAAATCATTGCCAAACTTAGAAGATAAAACACAGAATCCTTCTTTAGAAAGAGTATCTACTCTAACAGCAAATGATTCAAAGAAATTGTGCAGTGTTAAGGGAAAATCCCAGCGCACTGCCCCTTTTATGAGCATTAGAAATTTACTTTCAGCGACATTCCCAGCAAGAATGAGAAGGGAAACAGATGAGCGAAGGGCTCAGCTGCAAAAGGTACGCCAGTATGAGCTGGAGTTCTTAGAGGAGCTGCTGAAACCCAAGTCCTCGCAGGGAGAGTTTTTGCCTCAAGGATCCTCACCTGTACCTTCTGGGACTCCTTGTGCCTGCCAACTACGCACCAGTCCTGTCCTAAAAGCACCGGGTATCTCAAGGGAACAGCGACGTAGTTGCGACTGTAAGCGAATGTGCAGGGGCATGAGACTTCCCGATACACCGGTGGGCTCTACGACCGAAACACAAAATAGAGGCAGGGAGAGAACTACGACAAAGACCCCTCCGACAGTCTCTAAAGCACCTAATAGTGAAGGTGCTGCGAGGCAATGTCAGAACTTAGAAGTGAAGACTGCGCGAATCCGTTCCATCAGCCTTGAGTCGAGGGAGCCGAGGGGAGAACAGGGCACCTCCTTGCTCCCGTGTACCTCACAAACAAACTATGTGGAATCACCACAAAATAAGAAACTCCAAAGGCGATACAGCATTGGAGAGCTGGATAACAATACTAATACACCTGTTTATGCAGAGGTAAAGCCCAAAACAAAGAGTCTTGAGAAAGAGATGGAGCGAGTTCGAGCGACGGGATTAAGATTGCCAACCCCAGTGGAGCCAGTTCACACACAGTCTCTTCTGGCAGaaggaaaagggaaaaagggTGTATTTTATATCCAAGGCAATGCATTACTGACTGAAAGTAAAGATGTGAGTGGGGAGGTGCTGCTGACATTACCCAGCGAAGACAGTGAGGATAGGGATCAatgttgttctttttgtttctgctaCCGGAAGTGCGAGGAAACAGATGAGAGCAGTGAGAAGGATGAATTGTCATACTCGATTCCCCTTCAGGTTCTTCCAGGCATGGAGCTGGACTCAAGCACATTTCCTGTTGTCAGCAAAACCCTGCAAGTTCTAAGTGCAGAAGACTGCAGTGGAGAGGAAGACACAGAGAAAGAGACACAGGCACAAGAGATTGACTTAAGAGCTTGCGGCACACTGGAGGGCAGCCTGGCCCGGGTTGAGGCTCTGCAGGGGAAATCTTTCAGCTTGCCCGATGGCTTCCTAAACGCCCAGTTGGATGCTAACGAGTTACTCGCCATCCTGCGGCAGTGCGCTAACAGCCCGCAAGCCGAGGGTGAGACTCGTCTTCAGCCCTCACGGATTGCAGAGTACAAGCAGGAGCTGGCAGTGAGGTTCAAAGAATTCAGGGCATCCTGTCGGCGAGTGGCCAGCGTGGAAAAAAGCCCCACTTGTATGCTGGCTGTTGTCACGGCCAGCTTTCAAGTGCTGTGCGATTTAACTCAGACCTTCATCAAATTGGTCAGGGGGGTTCGCACAGAGACTCAAAGACAACAGCTGTTAAGAAAAGTCGAGGAAGTAGCTATTAACTACACATTGCTCCTTCGCGCAGCAGAAGAGTCGATGGGACATTCAAGCAGCCTACCAACAAAAACAGTTAGCCCACAGGTGTCCTCCGACACGAATAACATGACCTCGCTCACTCGACC belongs to Stigmatopora argus isolate UIUO_Sarg chromosome 9, RoL_Sarg_1.0, whole genome shotgun sequence and includes:
- the LOC144082202 gene encoding FERM and PDZ domain-containing protein 3-like isoform X2, with amino-acid sequence MLKDDSLLLIPNVLKVFLENGQIKSFTFDSRTTVRDVISSLQDRLSLRYIEHFALVLEAGGLDQSQKLLLLQENQPLTHVVHRTYFQGMKCLFRICFFPKDPADLLRRDPAAFEYLYIQNRNDVIKERFGIDWKSDITLRLAALHIYITVSSARPNQKISLKHVEKEWGLEPFLPLTLLPTVKEKNVCKILSQLLKTYQHPPPSGNKVPPLQGKLQYLRVLNDLPPFGGILFNTVGLDEKQSATTLLVGPRHGISHVIDLKNNLTTVLTEFTRISKIQLYRESQGVARVEVSIHEGKPLVLLMEWPDASNFACLISGYFKLFVDPKRNIYFRISGQSHLTKTDYRSSHHSHPRSGATGLPCGGRRGDERENLHRESGSSRALASAESQHLGLCHFHLQEQQFQELQAHSEAELDINENFISQEAPERPRTKSDPTQQSTEDVVMVTVSPPVENPGFRIRSQTLAQTEKTQQYYCESCKDRHRTDDLSPTVNSGRKMGKICSSGCASRNGGGVDLTALPPPGNEEDEEEEEEPPNGGEKLQPPQPAIAAPPPGFRDNSSDEDDSKRRRKTTSAKTEATTVKHHVKEDVPVTLIDNVATRTVRDHAQELDDALVSTLQALEALAASEDYPHHHQQPTQTAGLIVLAAITPESSLDSGHETNSSELTDVSEMVSAMKQNQNQAYLLAHHINKESRICRRDFPLAIPGCTAKTIGTGAFSLGQIRAGCPPKQVILSKTIPFKVSPSQDSGTVGVVTEQRGNQDTIPSEQTKEVKANLASTKASITDPQAETPEEVKALDIPPSVSVSKEPQLSNASGETQRLNLVNGVKEKSTPPMNTDKALSVLLPKDRTVSAKIPQNHMCQDAETASRETVKPSSSTEFLPVDDLFCTCPMQQELGIQLRIQDPQVQKVVMFQTSSPTDDERLRAKGLFMASSKENTGRIGKECSLAKPSTTVETKYAPHLPLERKEGVENKLDGALGKSYSESQICSIKSLPNLEDKTQNPSLERVSTLTANDSKKLCSVKGKSQRTAPFMSIRNLLSATFPARMRRETDERRAQLQKVRQYELEFLEELLKPKSSQGEFLPQGSSPVPSGTPCACQLRTSPVLKAPGISREQRRSCDCKRMCRGMRLPDTPVGSTTETQNRGRERTTTKTPPTVSKAPNSEGAARQCQNLEVKTARIRSISLESREPRGEQGTSLLPCTSQTNYVESPQNKKLQRRYSIGELDNNTNTPVYAEVKPKTKSLEKEMERVRATGLRLPTPVEPVHTQSLLAEGKGKKGVFYIQGNALLTESKDVSGEVLLTLPSEDSEDRDQCCSFCFCYRKCEETDESSEKDELSYSIPLQVLPGMELDSSTFPVVSKTLQVLSAEDCSGEEDTEKETQAQEIDLRACGTLEGSLARVEALQGKSFSLPDGFLNAQLDANELLAILRQCANSPQAEGETRLQPSRIAEYKQELAVRFKEFRASCRRVASVEKSPTCMLAVVTASFQVLCDLTQTFIKLVRGVRTETQRQQLLRKVEEVAINYTLLLRAAEESMGHSSSLPTKTVSPQVSSDTNNMTSLTRPIKVPPAK
- the LOC144082202 gene encoding FERM and PDZ domain-containing protein 3-like isoform X1 gives rise to the protein MAEVQDGHTYGCDSSAMLEESQDGMDSGTLSPATARQVTIQRHPSQGFGFVAGSQRPVIVRSVSADGPSFGKLLPGDQILAINEETVSDAPRERVIDLVRRCKDIIVLTVLQPHQSPKSAFISAAKKARLRTNPPKVRFSEQVSISDPDSTMLKDDSLLLIPNVLKVFLENGQIKSFTFDSRTTVRDVISSLQDRLSLRYIEHFALVLEAGGLDQSQKLLLLQENQPLTHVVHRTYFQGMKCLFRICFFPKDPADLLRRDPAAFEYLYIQNRNDVIKERFGIDWKSDITLRLAALHIYITVSSARPNQKISLKHVEKEWGLEPFLPLTLLPTVKEKNVCKILSQLLKTYQHPPPSGNKVPPLQGKLQYLRVLNDLPPFGGILFNTVGLDEKQSATTLLVGPRHGISHVIDLKNNLTTVLTEFTRISKIQLYRESQGVARVEVSIHEGKPLVLLMEWPDASNFACLISGYFKLFVDPKRNIYFRISGQSHLTKTDYRSSHHSHPRSGATGLPCGGRRGDERENLHRESGSSRALASAESQHLGLCHFHLQEQQFQELQAHSEAELDINENFISQEAPERPRTKSDPTQQSTEDVVMVTVSPPVENPGFRIRSQTLAQTEKTQQYYCESCKDRHRTDDLSPTVNSGRKMGKICSSGCASRNGGGVDLTALPPPGNEEDEEEEEEPPNGGEKLQPPQPAIAAPPPGFRDNSSDEDDSKRRRKTTSAKTEATTVKHHVKEDVPVTLIDNVATRTVRDHAQELDDALVSTLQALEALAASEDYPHHHQQPTQTAGLIVLAAITPESSLDSGHETNSSELTDVSEMVSAMKQNQNQAYLLAHHINKESRICRRDFPLAIPGCTAKTIGTGAFSLGQIRAGCPPKQVILSKTIPFKVSPSQDSGTVGVVTEQRGNQDTIPSEQTKEVKANLASTKASITDPQAETPEEVKALDIPPSVSVSKEPQLSNASGETQRLNLVNGVKEKSTPPMNTDKALSVLLPKDRTVSAKIPQNHMCQDAETASRETVKPSSSTEFLPVDDLFCTCPMQQELGIQLRIQDPQVQKVVMFQTSSPTDDERLRAKGLFMASSKENTGRIGKECSLAKPSTTVETKYAPHLPLERKEGVENKLDGALGKSYSESQICSIKSLPNLEDKTQNPSLERVSTLTANDSKKLCSVKGKSQRTAPFMSIRNLLSATFPARMRRETDERRAQLQKVRQYELEFLEELLKPKSSQGEFLPQGSSPVPSGTPCACQLRTSPVLKAPGISREQRRSCDCKRMCRGMRLPDTPVGSTTETQNRGRERTTTKTPPTVSKAPNSEGAARQCQNLEVKTARIRSISLESREPRGEQGTSLLPCTSQTNYVESPQNKKLQRRYSIGELDNNTNTPVYAEVKPKTKSLEKEMERVRATGLRLPTPVEPVHTQSLLAEGKGKKGVFYIQGNALLTESKDVSGEVLLTLPSEDSEDRDQCCSFCFCYRKCEETDESSEKDELSYSIPLQVLPGMELDSSTFPVVSKTLQVLSAEDCSGEEDTEKETQAQEIDLRACGTLEGSLARVEALQGKSFSLPDGFLNAQLDANELLAILRQCANSPQAEGETRLQPSRIAEYKQELAVRFKEFRASCRRVASVEKSPTCMLAVVTASFQVLCDLTQTFIKLVRGVRTETQRQQLLRKVEEVAINYTLLLRAAEESMGHSSSLPTKTVSPQVSSDTNNMTSLTRPIKVPPAK
- the LOC144082202 gene encoding FERM and PDZ domain-containing protein 3-like isoform X3 → MAEVQDGHTYGCDSSAMLEESQDGMDSGTLSPATARQVTIQRHPSQGFGFVAGSQRPVIVRSVSADGPSFGKLLPGDQILAINEETVSDAPRERVIDLVRRCKDIIVLTVLQPHQSPKSAFISAAKKARLRTNPPKVRFSEQVSISDPDSTMLKDDSLLLIPNVLKVFLENGQIKSFTFDSRTTVRDVISSLQDRLSLRYIEHFALVLEAGGLDQSQKLLLLQENQPLTHVVHRTYFQGMKCLFRICFFPKDPADLLRRDPAAFEYLYIQNRNDVIKERFGIDWKSDITLRLAALHIYITVSSARPNQKISLKHVEKEWGLEPFLPLTLLPTVKEKNVCKILSQLLKTYQHPPPSGNKVPPLQGKLQYLRVLNDLPPFGGILFNTVGLDEKQSATTLLVGPRHGISHVIDLKNNLTTVLTEFTRISKIQLYRESQGVARVEVSIHEGKPLVLLMEWPDASNFACLISGYFKLFVDPKRNIYFRISGQSHLTKTGLIVLAAITPESSLDSGHETNSSELTDVSEMVSAMKQNQNQAYLLAHHINKESRICRRDFPLAIPGCTAKTIGTGAFSLGQIRAGCPPKQVILSKTIPFKVSPSQDSGTVGVVTEQRGNQDTIPSEQTKEVKANLASTKASITDPQAETPEEVKALDIPPSVSVSKEPQLSNASGETQRLNLVNGVKEKSTPPMNTDKALSVLLPKDRTVSAKIPQNHMCQDAETASRETVKPSSSTEFLPVDDLFCTCPMQQELGIQLRIQDPQVQKVVMFQTSSPTDDERLRAKGLFMASSKENTGRIGKECSLAKPSTTVETKYAPHLPLERKEGVENKLDGALGKSYSESQICSIKSLPNLEDKTQNPSLERVSTLTANDSKKLCSVKGKSQRTAPFMSIRNLLSATFPARMRRETDERRAQLQKVRQYELEFLEELLKPKSSQGEFLPQGSSPVPSGTPCACQLRTSPVLKAPGISREQRRSCDCKRMCRGMRLPDTPVGSTTETQNRGRERTTTKTPPTVSKAPNSEGAARQCQNLEVKTARIRSISLESREPRGEQGTSLLPCTSQTNYVESPQNKKLQRRYSIGELDNNTNTPVYAEVKPKTKSLEKEMERVRATGLRLPTPVEPVHTQSLLAEGKGKKGVFYIQGNALLTESKDVSGEVLLTLPSEDSEDRDQCCSFCFCYRKCEETDESSEKDELSYSIPLQVLPGMELDSSTFPVVSKTLQVLSAEDCSGEEDTEKETQAQEIDLRACGTLEGSLARVEALQGKSFSLPDGFLNAQLDANELLAILRQCANSPQAEGETRLQPSRIAEYKQELAVRFKEFRASCRRVASVEKSPTCMLAVVTASFQVLCDLTQTFIKLVRGVRTETQRQQLLRKVEEVAINYTLLLRAAEESMGHSSSLPTKTVSPQVSSDTNNMTSLTRPIKVPPAK